The Mastomys coucha isolate ucsf_1 unplaced genomic scaffold, UCSF_Mcou_1 pScaffold4, whole genome shotgun sequence genome has a segment encoding these proteins:
- the Adat3 gene encoding probable inactive tRNA-specific adenosine deaminase-like protein 3: MEPTSGFAEQPGPEKAESEEQEPAPWQALPVLSEQQSGAVELVLAYAAPVLDKRQTSRLLREVSAVYPLPAQPHLKRVRPSRGAGGGHSDLLLCLAGPSAGLRSLAELLPRPAVDPRGLGTPFLVPVPARPPLTRSQFEEARAHWPTSFHEDKQVTSALAGQLFSAQARATMQTHMEWAVRAAQRAAAQGLRAVGAIVVDPASDRVLAIGHDCSSVASPLLHAVMVCIDLVAQGQGRGSCDLRRHPACSFTQATATQGARAGSVRKLDEDGLPYVCTGYDLYVTREPCVMCAMALVHARIQRVFYGAPSPDGALGTRFRVHARPDLNHRFQVFRGILEDQCRQLDPDP, encoded by the coding sequence ATGGAGCCCACCTCAGGCTTTGCAGAGCAACCTGGGCCTGAGAAGGCTGAAAGCGAGGAGCAAGAGCCGGCACCATGGCAAGCCCTCCCTGTCCTGTCGGAGCAGCAGTCGGGGGCCGTGGAGCTGGTACTGGCTTATGCTGCACCTGTCCTGGACAAGCGCCAGACGTCCCGCCTTCTCCGGGAGGTGTCCGCTGTCTATCCACTTCCTGCCCAGCCCCACCTCAAGCGGGTGCGCCCCAGCCGTGGTGCAGGTGGTGGGCACTCGGATCTGCTGCTGTGCCTGGCAGGGCCCTCTGCTGGCCTGCGCTCCCTGGCCGAGCTCCTCCCCAGGCCGGCCGTGGACCCGCGCGGCCTGGGCACACCTTTCCTGGTGCCTGTGCCCGCCCGGCCACCCCTCACCCGGAGCCAGTTTGAAGAGGCGCGGGCCCACTGGCCCACATCCTTCCATGAAGACAAGCAGGTGACCAGTGCCCTGGCTGGGCAACTCTTCTCTGCGCAGGCTCGAGCCACCATGCAGACCCACATGGAATGGGCGGTACGAGCGGCCCAGAGGGCAGCAGCACAGGGGCTTCGGGCAGTGGGTGCCATCGTGGTGGACCCAGCTTCGGACCGCGTGTTGGCCATAGGCCATGACTGCAGCAGCGTAGCCAGCCCCCTGCTGCATGCCGTCATGGTGTGCATCGACTTGGTGGCCCAGGGGCAGGGCCGCGGCTCCTGTGACCTCAGACGCCACCCAGCTTGCTCCTTTACACAGGCCACTGCCACTCAGGGCGCCCGCGCCGGCAGCGTGCGCAAGCTGGACGAGGATGGCCTGCCCTATGTGTGCACTGGCTATGACCTGTATGTCACCCGTGAGCCCTGCGTCATGTGCGCCATGGCCCTTGTCCACGCTCGCATCCAGCGAGTCTTCTATGGGGCGCCATCACCTGATGGCGCCTTGGGCACGCGCTTCCGTGTCCACGCTCGGCCAGACCTTAACCACCGCTTCCAGGTGTTCCGAGGCATCCTAGAGGACCAGTGCCGCCAGCTGGACCCCGACCCATAG